TGAGAACTCCTGACCTAATAATTGATTATTAGTAAATTAGAGGCATTTATTCGTAAACTGGAATTGTTATATTTTTGAATACTGAATATTGAACAAGGAATTTAGAATTTTGAAATTTCTAATAAATAAGAACCTTGAGCTATTTTTTTAATTCAGTATTCATCATTCCTTGTTCAATATTCGATATTTTTGCGACAATTTGATTTACGATAAGTAAGGATTTCTGAAATTAGTGTTTGTCCAGAATGTCTGTTTTACTTATAAAGTGAACAATTGAACAATAGAACAATAGAACAACGCAAACACTAATCAACTTAGTTCAAACCCTCCTTCCTCATATTCTTTATATTTTTTTGACAGGTAAGCCAGTAAATTACTGAATGATTTAATTGCATCAGAAGTTGCTTGCGAAATTTCTTTTTTATTTAGTTTTAAAAGTAATATAGCATATAAACCATTTAAACAAATTTCAATATCATTGTTATCATTATATTTTGACAGCTTTTTAAATTCATTAATATTAGGCAAAGCTTTTTGATATAGTTCGTGATATTTTTTTTCACTTTCTTTATTTATTAATTGAATATGAAAATGGTAAATATCTGAGATTATATTATTAATAAATTGCAGATGTCCTTTTTCTTTAATGTTTTCTTCAATCATCATATAAATTAGGTTGTTATACCATTTTCTGATTTCGTCTAAAACATTTTCAGATTGTTTGAACTGGCTTATTAATGATTTTTCAATATTATTTTCATCAAAATTAAAAGCACGGATAATATCTTCAATCTGCCACATATAAAGGATATATTCAGCAATATTAGTTTGTTTTTTTTCTTTGGCAATAAGCATAATTTATTATTAATCAGTGAGTTATTTTTTTTTAATTTTAAATAAAATACAAATTAGTCAGATTTTTCTTTAGTTAGTGCCTATAAGAAAATCCTTGAAATTTATCATTATGCTGTCATTTCGACTGCCTACATGTCCTGTCAATGTCAATAAGTTAACAGATTCCGCATCAAGTGCGGAATGACAATAACTCTTAAAAAACTACTTCTGTGTGTCATTCCTGCGAAAGCAGGAATCTTTTAGTTTGATAAAGCCTTAACTTATTGACATTGGCCTGTCCGGCAAGCGTTCAAAATGACAATATAGTAGTTTTCTTAGATGCACTAGTTAAAACTATTTTTTATATAATTCCGAAAGTTCTTGTAATACAAACTCCATTAATTGAGCAATGTATTTTCTTGAAAAATTAAATTCGATTCCTGCAGTTTTGTATATTTCAGGAATTGAAACCGAGTATCCGAGTTCTAAAGCATTTTCATAATTTTTTAATGCTTTATCAGGATTATTTTTATAATTTCTCCAAATAGCAATTGCACCAAGTTGGGCAATTCCATATTCAATATAATAAAATGGAATTTCAAAAATGTGTAATTGTTTTTGCCATGAATTTGCAAAAAAATCTTCATTCTCAGACCAGTCAATAATTTTGCTTCCGAATTCTCTGGCAATATTTA
This region of Bacteroidales bacterium genomic DNA includes:
- a CDS encoding DUF4924 family protein — protein: MLIAKEKKQTNIAEYILYMWQIEDIIRAFNFDENNIEKSLISQFKQSENVLDEIRKWYNNLIYMMIEENIKEKGHLQFINNIISDIYHFHIQLINKESEKKYHELYQKALPNINEFKKLSKYNDNNDIEICLNGLYAILLLKLNKKEISQATSDAIKSFSNLLAYLSKKYKEYEEGGFELS